The following are from one region of the Quercus robur chromosome 1, dhQueRobu3.1, whole genome shotgun sequence genome:
- the LOC126709967 gene encoding uncharacterized protein LOC126709967: protein MEVSDEQRVILAVFVLKGNALECLMVQKEAEFIRIAQGTQSVYEYERKFAELSRFAPHMVDTEARKGRHFERGLREEIQGLVSMFKWETYVEVVDRALIAERNCNHLSKANDQERKPNQSNFLKGKSSGSSFKKQGVPNSNKKAHKTCPRCGKAHSGTCYLESGACFKCGKTGHFIEDCPNLRAEQTTNTNGANKNPRFKVEFLL from the exons atggaagTTAGTGATGAGCAACGAGTTATCCTTGCTGTTTTTGTACTGAAGGGTAATGCATTGGAATG TCTTATGGTGCAAAAGGAAGCTGAGTTCATTCGCATAGCACAAGGTACTCAATCAGTGTATGAGTATGAGCGGAAATTTGCTGAATTATCCCGCTTTGCTCCACACATGGTTGACACAGAAGCAAGGAAGGGTAGGCATTTTGAAAGGGGTTTAAGGGAGGAAATTCAGGGACTGGTTTCCATGTTCAAATGGGAAACATATGTAGAGGTGGTAGATCGAGCTCTCATAGCAGAGAGAAATTGCAATCATCTCTCAAAGGCCAATGATCAGGAGAGGAAGCCAAATCAGAGTAATTTTCTTAAGGGAAAGTCTAGTGGAAGTTCATTCAAGAAGCAAGGGGTGCCTAATTCAAATAAGAAGGCACACAAGACTTGTCCAAGATGTGGAAAGGCTCACAGTGGAACATGTTATTTGGAGTCAGGGGCGTGTTTTAAATGTGGCAAGACTGGACATTTCATCGAGGATTGTCCAAATTTAAGAGCTGAGCAAACTACCAATACAAATGGAGCCAACAAAAACCCAAGGTTCAAGGTCGAGTTTTTGCTCTAA